AGCCGATAAGCTCCTAGCAGAATTTTCACTGATTCAAAGCTTAAGTATATGCATTCAAAAACCCTCAGTGCCAATTAGAGGAAGCCTTAAAAGCGTAGAAGTTGAGGTATTTAGGAAGCGTTAATGATATATCACTTACTTCTAGGTTCAAATTTAGACGAACCTCCCCGGCAAATCTCGGAGGCAAGCGCACATATTGCAAAAATTCCTAGCACACAAATTCTGAGAAAAAGCTCTTTAAAACAAAGCAAACCATATGGGAAACAAAATCAACCTGATTTTTTTAATCAAGTTTTGGAAACCGAAAGCAACCTCGAAGCAAACGAATTGTTACACTTCCTTTTGGAAATTGAACAAAGAATGGGACGCATCCGCAAAGAGAGATGGGGTCCCCGAAACATCGATATAGATATACTTCTGGCGGAAAACACTATAATTAGCAATGAAAATCTTACAATACCACATAAGGACTTGCATAATCGCGCTTTTGCCTTAGCATTGCTTTGTGAATTAGTGCCTAATGCCACTCATCCACAATTAAAAATTACTATGATCGAGCTATTGGACAGCTTGACCGGAGGAAATAAATGAAGCCATTAACAGCAATTGTTTTGGCGGCCGGTAAAGGTACCCGGATGAAATCTGAACGAGCCAAAGTAACTTTTCCCATTGCAGACAAAGCCATGGTGCAA
The Candidatus Cloacimonadota bacterium genome window above contains:
- the folK gene encoding 2-amino-4-hydroxy-6-hydroxymethyldihydropteridine diphosphokinase: MIYHLLLGSNLDEPPRQISEASAHIAKIPSTQILRKSSLKQSKPYGKQNQPDFFNQVLETESNLEANELLHFLLEIEQRMGRIRKERWGPRNIDIDILLAENTIISNENLTIPHKDLHNRAFALALLCELVPNATHPQLKITMIELLDSLTGGNK